The Rathayibacter sp. VKM Ac-2760 genome segment AACCGTCGACACCCGCGCGACCATCGGCCGTTCCGAGCCGCGCCGCGAGGCACGGACGTCACGGGTGGAAGGTGATCTGTAACCGAGCATTCGCGACCGGAATGCGCAGCTCCTGCCAGCTGGGGCGGGTGCCGCGCCCTCGGGAAGCGTCAGCGCAGGAGTTCTCTGACGACGAGCCCCGCGGCGACGGCCTGACCGGCGGCGTTGAGGTGCATCTGGTTGGACTCGGGGGTGCAGCCCGTGACCCACGGCAGACGGGACCACACGCCACGGCCGCGGCTTGCGGGCTCTGTGGCCCAACCGATCACGCCATACGCAGCCCATGGCCGACACGCACCTAGGGTCCCTTATCCGGATCGAACATGCCCGCGGGTGGTGGTCGATACGGCAGTGGCTCTCCTGGCAGGTTCTCGTCCGTAGCGCCCGTGAACGGTCCGTCGGTGGACAGCAGGGCGGCCATGTGTGGCTCGGCGTGATTGATCCACCAGGCGCTGATCCCGAGCCCGGCGTCGAGCCTGGACGCTTCCCAGCTGCGCCAGAGCGCTTCGATGCGCTGCACGGCCTCATCGACGGTCCACCAGTCGGCGCGCCAGCGCCCGGTGCCCTGACCCTTGGCGGAGACTCGCCGGCGGTAGGTGTAGCGCCAGTACTTCCGAAGCCACTCGTCAGCGGACCCGTAGACGAG includes the following:
- a CDS encoding DUF4913 domain-containing protein; translated protein: MTDDDPLAGGDIQEAAGLPAAVDRDRGTAAASLLGAFDVDAIAAREVADVITGIIAGMTKEALERALTPERIELMQVRAEAAVQRSFEEDSVPSLVYGSADEWLRKYWRYTYRRRVSAKGQGTGRWRADWWTVDEAVQRIEALWRSWEASRLDAGLGISAWWINHAEPHMAALLSTDGPFTGATDENLPGEPLPYRPPPAGMFDPDKGP